From one Acidobacteriota bacterium genomic stretch:
- the ftcD gene encoding glutamate formimidoyltransferase, with protein sequence MQTIVECVPNFSEGEDRNKIKSILQALVASPDVHLLDTQMDADHNRTVVTFVGSRESVGEAALRSIGRAAELIDLNEHHGVHPRMGATDVVPFVPIKGVDLHDCIEIARWVAQETWRRFRIPAYLYEAAARDLRRKNLEYIRRGQFEQLREEVRENPDRRPDFGEADLHPTAGATAVGARNFLIAYNINLKTADLNLAKFIARKIRTSDGGLAAVKAIGVEAKTLGVVQVSINLTDFLVTSIGTVFDAVAAEAKRTDVAIESSEIVGLVPRQAIETTDIPRLKLQNFSPQLILENRLAEVRGNVL encoded by the coding sequence GTGCAAACCATTGTGGAGTGCGTTCCCAATTTCAGCGAAGGAGAGGACAGAAATAAGATCAAGTCCATCCTCCAAGCCCTGGTTGCCAGTCCGGACGTACATCTGCTGGATACCCAGATGGATGCCGACCATAATCGCACTGTGGTGACATTTGTTGGGAGCCGTGAAAGCGTAGGCGAAGCAGCGTTGCGGAGTATCGGACGCGCTGCCGAACTCATCGACCTCAACGAGCACCACGGCGTGCACCCCCGCATGGGTGCTACGGACGTTGTGCCCTTCGTACCCATCAAGGGTGTGGATCTCCATGATTGCATCGAGATCGCGCGATGGGTTGCTCAGGAGACCTGGCGGCGCTTTCGTATTCCGGCCTATCTTTATGAAGCAGCAGCCCGCGACCTCCGCAGGAAAAACCTTGAATACATAAGGCGTGGACAATTCGAACAGTTGCGCGAAGAGGTCCGTGAGAACCCCGATCGCAGACCTGACTTTGGTGAGGCTGATCTTCACCCGACAGCCGGGGCCACCGCGGTTGGCGCGAGGAATTTTCTGATTGCGTACAACATCAACCTGAAGACCGCCGACCTTAACCTGGCCAAATTTATTGCCCGAAAGATTCGCACTTCAGATGGAGGCCTCGCGGCCGTAAAGGCGATTGGCGTGGAAGCAAAAACACTCGGTGTAGTCCAGGTCTCCATTAACTTAACGGATTTTCTGGTCACCTCCATAGGTACGGTCTTTGACGCTGTCGCGGCCGAAGCAAAGCGCACAGACGTCGCCATTGAAAGCAGTGAGATCGTCGGACTTGTACCCCGCCAGGCGATTGAGACCACAGACATCCCGCGTCTCAAACTCCAGAATTTCAGCCCTCAGTTGATCCTTGAAAATAGACTTGCGGAGGTGCGGGGGAACGTCCTATAG
- a CDS encoding metal-dependent transcriptional regulator: MKLTISKEDYLKAIAETEAEDGVAIAATIARWLDVTPPAVALALRRLRRDKLVLVDRMGRITLTAAGRKISDRLRIRHHLVERFLHEIMGMEWYKTHEEAERLEHSVSEDLEKKLVEKLGRGGVCPHGNQINKSARERRKLGLRQLWEAQPGSSVRVDSMHERDRKLLEYFDQLGIRPGVQIQISRRNCDGTLTLRLGRKFVSLGESAAKRLWVSSVVTSLA, from the coding sequence ATGAAACTGACCATATCTAAAGAGGACTACCTCAAAGCCATCGCGGAGACCGAGGCGGAAGATGGTGTTGCTATCGCAGCGACGATTGCACGCTGGCTGGACGTTACACCCCCTGCGGTGGCGCTTGCCCTGCGGCGTTTGCGCCGGGACAAGCTGGTACTTGTGGACCGCATGGGGCGAATCACGCTGACGGCCGCAGGCCGGAAGATTTCAGACCGGCTGCGAATTCGCCACCATCTGGTGGAAAGATTTCTCCACGAAATCATGGGTATGGAGTGGTACAAGACCCATGAGGAGGCAGAGCGCCTGGAGCATTCGGTTTCCGAGGACCTCGAGAAGAAATTGGTCGAAAAACTGGGACGGGGCGGTGTCTGCCCTCATGGAAACCAGATCAATAAGAGTGCCCGCGAGCGCCGCAAGCTCGGCCTCCGGCAACTCTGGGAGGCGCAACCTGGATCGTCGGTGCGAGTTGACAGCATGCACGAACGCGACCGCAAATTGCTTGAATACTTCGATCAACTTGGAATAAGGCCGGGCGTCCAGATCCAGATCTCCAGGCGAAATTGCGATGGCACCCTGACCCTCCGCCTTGGAAGGAAGTTCGTCAGCCTGGGTGAATCTGCTGCAAAGAGGCTTTGGGTATCTTCGGTGGTGACAAGCCTCGCTTGA